A window of Nymphalis io chromosome 18, ilAglIoxx1.1, whole genome shotgun sequence genomic DNA:
ttcttaccactgggccatctcgactccgacatatatatataacactggCCTAATTGGTTTAACAGCTAGTTTATAAGAATGCAGGTCCTTGGTTAAACCTCAatgatttaaatcaaaattaaatacccAGTAAAATTCTAGAATTCACAGAAATGTCAGGAATTACTGTGTTTGATTACTGTCCTATAATTGAGTTATGATATCTCATGCTCTCAACACGAGACTGAAATGGGCCATCAAATCAGGTCAGCTGGACATAATTATTATCCGTTTTTAAATTTGAgagaagttatatttaaaaaaacatacctcCTGAAATTGTATGGCTTTTAATAAACTATACAAAGATTTTCCTGTGTCCATAGAAGCTGTGAAATAATACTGAGATGTTCCGTTATCCATTTTGATCAAATTCAAAAATTGATTTTACAAGCATTAAATATTGTTCTTGAGTAACTTCTTGATCAATGGTCTTGCCCAACATACAAGCTATCCTTCCAACTAAGACATGTTTGCATGTTATTTGCGTTTTCTTGTCTATAACTTGATGTTTGAAAGCTCGGCAGGAACAGAAATTAATATTAGGAAAAATTCGATAACACTGGTCGTTTTCACCTTTAATTTCTATCAAAATTTGTACTCTATTTTTGGTGGAATATGTTTCAAGAGTAGAATATTTTTCCAATATATCTAAAGCACGTTGCAATACAGGTCCAAAAATAGAGTAAAGATTTAGTAAGTCTTCATCTGAAACTATTTTTTccgtatattaataatattaccattTAAACTTGagatgtaaaaaaaactttttaaattgaacTATTTACATTCATACACGTTTGATTCTTTGATTCTTTTCTCGATGTGATTTAAAATACGTTCTGCTAATATTGGAATATTTGAGGAATTGTTCATATTATAAGTCACACTTGCCCTACATTATTAATAGTTTCAGTCACAAGTTGAGGTCCATTAATCAGACCATTAAAAGTTTTACATTCATACTTCTATACTAAAATTGTATGCTTTATATTCcactaaatgtaaataaaatagaagctTAAGCATCTCGACTGTCaaagttttatatcatattatgttgATATTGATACCTATTGATGATTTTGATGTTAATGTACCGATTAAATTTTCTAAAGTTCAACAAAAACCGGTTTTACTTATTATTCTGTTCTAATTGCtgatttttgttttcaatttcgtCTACTCAAATGACAGATTGTAGACTTGCAATGCACCTTACAGCAAACTCTGATATAGGTAATTCAAATTTTACGGCAATATAATCATAAACGATTTTTAGAATACGGAAGTGCAGTCCAACTTAGAGGTGTCAGTGTCAGACtcaattgtcaaaaaaaaaatcccttcAAAACAAgcgctaaattaatttaaacataagaaaataaattataatgtttaaaatgctAAAGTAATAGAAACGCGCAGTTCTCAGTAAAATGAAATGTCATATACCTGGACCGAACGTTAAAGGTTACTTACTAGCATGACTAAATATTGGGAATTTTGTGGATACTTCTGTAattaccaataataatattatatttttaagttctaGGTAGAACGATACATGCTTTGGCAAGATTTGGAGATGAATTGTATTTGGAATCCTTGTCCGATTGTATACTGTTAAGGACTCTTAATGCTGCTGAAAGTGCTTATGCTatggtaaaatttaataagaattttttttcttactttaaCTATAACTTTTATTCAACTGAAGAAAATGAAGGTCTTAAATGCAAAATATCAATGAAATCtgcattaaatacttttaaatctcCTACACATATGGATAAACAAGTTGAAAATCTTGAAATAAAACTCGATCCAGTTTCATGTAAATTGATATTCCAACTAAAATGCAAGCATGGAATAGTTAAAACACATTATGTGTCTATATTAGATTCTAAAGCTATGCAAGCAATTTACACTAAAGATCTTGTACCTAACaggtgattataattttttttcctaaaatatgtatttttaaaagtaacatgtgtatgcatttttttaactaagtcagctattttaaaattcatgtaaaattttacatttcattttaggATAACATCATCCCAAAGAATGCTTACTGAAGCTCTTagtaattttcaaaattcagaTGACCAGATAACATTGGAGGTATCATCTCAATCTCTCTTAATGCGTAACTATATAGACGCTAATAtggatttatgtaaaataatcagAACTCAGATAAATATCAAACCATCTGAATTTGATAGTTATATGATAGGAACTGAAACAATAATCACATTTACTCTCAAAGAGTTCCGAGCATTGTTAGCATTTGCAGAAGCTCTGAGTCTACCTCTTCAATTGCACTTTGAAGTGACAGGTAAGCCTGCAGTTTTCATTGTACATAATGGAAGTACTTTTGAAGCACATTTTGTGCTAGCAACATCAAAACCAGATGTGGCAACACAGGCTTCATCACAAGCTAGCTCTCGAATAGACAAGAAACGAAAAGAAAATTCTAATTCTTATGAAGGTTCACTGAAGAAAAAACCTCACATTGATGCAGAAATGACCAAATGCTTAGAAGATGattcacatttatttaatgatcTTGAAATGCCAGAAGATATATACACagaaaaagaaatgttaaatgGCCATAATACTAGCCAGGCACATAACATTGAGCGAAATATGAACTGTGATGATATTCCTGCATCACCAACATCTCGGATTAAAATAAAGTCTGTGTTTAAAAGATGCTTTGAAAACACTTTTGATCCAAGAAGTATACAAGGAGTAGTTTTAGCTGAAAATTCTGATAGTGATTAGTGACTATCACTAAGCGAATGTGTAAATACAGaactttaagttttataatttaactgttGTCTCATTAGTGTTGATAAACtaaaaagctaataaaaatgaaataacctTTTCACTGCATTatgattttatagtaaaaatatacatacaagtaAATAATGTACACACTTCACAAATCAATATTTCAGggcataattataaatattttcagttgattaatacatttaattttatgattaataattcCAATCTATAAAGGAACCATTGATATTAttgaagatataatattttatctacttCCATGGCAAtagttaaaactaaaataacagTTAGGCAAGTGAAATTGtggatttttatgaatatttttattagtgacAATAACCATATTATGCCACATATTTATCAATCACCCATTTATTGTTGCCATAACATTACATTGTTAAATATGAAATCAATTCAAATACTTGAAGCAATGATTATGCtgcaaaaataagtttaatatttcaaatatataaaatagcttatatattattataacatcatAACATATCTTATCTGTGCTGCATATGCTTAAGTGCAGAGTATGGGCAAggtatacttttataaaaagataattttacaaaatttgcaTTTATTCATTGATATAATTGGTTTTCATTTCACTACTagcaacacaaaatatattccAGAAACTGATCTTGAAATGAAACATTACATAAACTATGGtaacttaaaaatttacaaaaacatttttacaattttttgttgtttgatGTGACTG
This region includes:
- the LOC126775287 gene encoding cell cycle checkpoint control protein RAD9A isoform X1, translating into MKCHIPGPNVKVLGRTIHALARFGDELYLESLSDCILLRTLNAAESAYAMVKFNKNFFSYFNYNFYSTEENEGLKCKISMKSALNTFKSPTHMDKQVENLEIKLDPVSCKLIFQLKCKHGIVKTHYVSILDSKAMQAIYTKDLVPNRITSSQRMLTEALSNFQNSDDQITLEVSSQSLLMRNYIDANMDLCKIIRTQINIKPSEFDSYMIGTETIITFTLKEFRALLAFAEALSLPLQLHFEVTGKPAVFIVHNGSTFEAHFVLATSKPDVATQASSQASSRIDKKRKENSNSYEGSLKKKPHIDAEMTKCLEDDSHLFNDLEMPEDIYTEKEMLNGHNTSQAHNIERNMNCDDIPASPTSRIKIKSVFKRCFENTFDPRSIQGVVLAENSDSD
- the LOC126775287 gene encoding cell cycle checkpoint control protein RAD9A isoform X2, producing MKCHIPGPNVKGRTIHALARFGDELYLESLSDCILLRTLNAAESAYAMVKFNKNFFSYFNYNFYSTEENEGLKCKISMKSALNTFKSPTHMDKQVENLEIKLDPVSCKLIFQLKCKHGIVKTHYVSILDSKAMQAIYTKDLVPNRITSSQRMLTEALSNFQNSDDQITLEVSSQSLLMRNYIDANMDLCKIIRTQINIKPSEFDSYMIGTETIITFTLKEFRALLAFAEALSLPLQLHFEVTGKPAVFIVHNGSTFEAHFVLATSKPDVATQASSQASSRIDKKRKENSNSYEGSLKKKPHIDAEMTKCLEDDSHLFNDLEMPEDIYTEKEMLNGHNTSQAHNIERNMNCDDIPASPTSRIKIKSVFKRCFENTFDPRSIQGVVLAENSDSD